In one Echinicola marina genomic region, the following are encoded:
- a CDS encoding UDP-N-acetylmuramoyl-tripeptide--D-alanyl-D-alanine ligase, translated as MSAITALYRAYNKSTGVSTDTRKIEEGNLFFALKGPNFNANNLAGKALEAGASAVVIDERQYKVEGDERYFLVDDVLQTLQHLAHYHRKQLDIPFLAITGSNGKTTTKELVNAVLSKKYKTYATVGNLNNHIGVPLTLLAMDENTELGIVEMGANKIGDIAELCEIAAPTHGLITNIGRAHLEGFGGFEGVLRAKTELYQYLIGHQGQIFVNSQNPVLANMIKRMDHPVTYPAKGDHYHCELVEANPFVRFKTDDGNEHLTKMLGAYNFENIATALTVGTYFGVEEKTALEAVCGYTPGNMRSQLIEKRSNLIVLDAYNANPSSMEQAIRTFGKMSGKSHKMVILGDMYELGESAAEEHQKLGDWVSEYDIEKVCFTGELVQHALTKAPRALYFPDPFSLRNWLADSQLEDHLILIKGSRGMRLEGLVDFI; from the coding sequence ATGTCAGCGATAACAGCACTTTACCGAGCATATAATAAATCCACTGGAGTAAGTACAGATACCAGAAAGATAGAGGAAGGAAACCTGTTTTTTGCTTTAAAGGGGCCGAATTTTAATGCCAATAATTTGGCAGGTAAAGCATTGGAAGCAGGGGCTTCTGCGGTAGTAATTGATGAAAGACAATACAAGGTAGAAGGGGATGAGCGCTATTTTTTGGTGGATGATGTACTTCAGACGTTGCAACATCTAGCTCATTACCATAGAAAACAACTGGATATTCCATTTCTCGCCATCACAGGATCAAATGGTAAAACCACCACCAAAGAATTGGTCAATGCGGTGTTGAGCAAAAAGTATAAAACCTATGCAACTGTAGGGAACTTGAACAATCATATAGGGGTGCCCTTGACTTTATTGGCCATGGATGAAAATACTGAGCTGGGAATAGTTGAAATGGGCGCCAATAAAATAGGAGATATTGCTGAACTCTGTGAGATAGCAGCGCCGACCCATGGTTTGATTACCAATATAGGCCGTGCCCATCTGGAAGGGTTTGGGGGATTTGAGGGAGTTTTAAGAGCAAAGACGGAGCTTTACCAGTATTTGATCGGTCATCAAGGACAAATTTTTGTAAATAGTCAAAATCCTGTTTTGGCGAATATGATCAAAAGAATGGATCATCCAGTGACCTACCCGGCAAAAGGAGATCATTATCATTGTGAATTAGTAGAGGCCAATCCTTTTGTAAGATTCAAAACGGATGATGGAAATGAACACCTGACCAAAATGTTGGGAGCGTATAATTTTGAAAATATTGCTACCGCTTTGACAGTGGGGACTTATTTCGGTGTAGAAGAGAAAACAGCTCTGGAGGCAGTTTGTGGATATACACCAGGCAATATGCGTTCCCAGTTGATAGAAAAGAGAAGCAACCTGATTGTGTTGGATGCCTATAATGCCAATCCCAGTAGTATGGAGCAGGCCATTAGGACTTTTGGAAAGATGAGCGGGAAGTCCCATAAGATGGTGATTTTGGGCGATATGTATGAACTGGGAGAAAGTGCCGCCGAAGAACATCAAAAGCTAGGGGACTGGGTGAGTGAATATGATATTGAAAAGGTTTGTTTTACAGGAGAACTAGTGCAGCATGCTCTTACCAAAGCCCCTAGGGCACTTTATTTTCCAGATCCTTTTAGCTTGAGAAATTGGCTGGCAGATTCCCAACTGGAAGATCATTTGATCCTGATCAAGGGTAGTAGGGGCATGAGGTTGGAAGGTTTAGTGGACTTTATTTAA
- a CDS encoding DUF2975 domain-containing protein, translating to MLYNFKLFSMTALSSNLIKRGPTLFLKGTVILIGIAATGLCGALIYLLLVSDDIGAFKPVILGMILTAIPFFLGLFQAFQLLNYIDSNIAFSDLSVKALKKIKMYSFMISGFYLMAMPYIYYIAERDDAPGGILMGVILVIAPAIIAVFAATLQELLKNAIELKSENDLTV from the coding sequence TTGCTTTATAACTTCAAACTATTTTCAATGACGGCTTTAAGTTCAAATCTAATAAAAAGAGGCCCGACCTTATTTTTAAAGGGAACGGTAATTCTCATAGGCATTGCAGCAACGGGTTTATGTGGCGCGCTCATATATCTTTTATTGGTATCTGACGATATTGGCGCATTTAAGCCTGTAATTCTCGGGATGATTTTGACAGCCATCCCTTTTTTCTTGGGGCTCTTTCAGGCTTTTCAGCTGTTGAATTATATAGACAGTAATATTGCTTTTTCAGATCTATCTGTGAAGGCACTGAAAAAAATAAAGATGTATTCTTTTATGATAAGTGGTTTCTATCTGATGGCTATGCCTTATATATATTATATCGCAGAGAGAGATGATGCGCCAGGAGGGATTCTTATGGGAGTGATTTTGGTCATTGCGCCAGCTATTATAGCTGTTTTTGCAGCTACTTTACAAGAGCTCCTCAAGAACGCGATTGAGCTTAAATCTGAAAATGATCTAACTGTATAA
- a CDS encoding helix-turn-helix domain-containing protein — MAIIVNLDVVMAKRKISLNDLSEKVGVTVSNLSILKTGKAKAIRFSTLEAVCKALDCQPCDILEYVEDSQ, encoded by the coding sequence ATGGCAATAATTGTAAATTTAGATGTCGTAATGGCCAAGCGAAAAATATCTTTGAATGATTTGTCAGAGAAAGTGGGCGTCACCGTCTCTAATCTTTCCATACTTAAGACAGGAAAGGCCAAAGCCATTAGATTTAGTACATTGGAAGCAGTATGTAAAGCTTTGGATTGCCAACCTTGTGATATTTTGGAATATGTGGAGGATAGTCAGTGA
- a CDS encoding molybdopterin molybdotransferase MoeA, with protein sequence MITIQEALDLVLSQKQSYGIEEVLLTEAVGRFLAEDIFADRDAPPFDRVMMDGIAISLPDLHEPLSTNYTIQGTQAAGAPQMTLADTSHCLEVMTGAILPINADTIIPYEEIEIKDGKAHVHIEKVSKRFIHYQASDSKKGEKVLEKGKKINVADLGILSTVGKAKINVAKLPSAAIISTGDELVDVDQPPLPHQIRKSNVYSLWASLKQEGITAEMHHIIDDKDALRIKLGQLVRDFDILLLSGGVSKGKFDHIPEILNELGVQKLFHRIAQRPGKPFWFGVHKDYNTKIFAYPGNPVSTYVNHLFYFKQWLHSSLGKAWAFEIKELGEEIPGSPHLAKFISVRLSPTNGKVLPLNHNGSGDLFSLAQTDGFLLLPQREDSYQKGEKFQFIAIQ encoded by the coding sequence ATGATCACTATCCAGGAAGCCCTTGACTTAGTTCTTAGCCAAAAACAATCTTATGGAATCGAAGAGGTTCTCTTGACTGAAGCTGTTGGGAGGTTTTTAGCCGAAGACATCTTCGCGGATCGTGATGCGCCTCCTTTTGACAGGGTGATGATGGACGGCATCGCCATCAGTTTACCTGATCTCCATGAACCTTTATCCACCAATTATACCATTCAAGGGACACAAGCGGCCGGTGCTCCACAAATGACCCTAGCAGATACATCCCATTGCTTGGAGGTCATGACAGGAGCCATCTTACCCATTAATGCAGATACCATTATCCCTTATGAGGAAATAGAAATCAAAGATGGAAAAGCCCATGTTCATATTGAAAAAGTAAGCAAACGTTTTATCCACTATCAAGCAAGCGACTCCAAAAAAGGAGAGAAGGTCCTCGAAAAGGGCAAGAAAATAAATGTTGCAGACCTGGGTATTTTGTCAACTGTAGGAAAGGCAAAGATAAACGTAGCCAAATTACCTTCAGCGGCCATTATCTCAACAGGGGATGAATTGGTAGATGTAGACCAACCCCCTCTCCCTCATCAAATCAGAAAATCCAATGTATACTCACTTTGGGCATCACTTAAGCAGGAAGGTATCACGGCAGAAATGCACCATATCATTGACGACAAGGACGCTTTAAGGATAAAACTGGGTCAATTGGTCAGGGACTTCGATATTTTACTACTGAGTGGCGGTGTTTCCAAGGGAAAATTTGATCATATTCCGGAAATCCTGAACGAATTGGGTGTACAAAAACTATTTCACCGCATTGCACAAAGGCCCGGAAAGCCTTTCTGGTTTGGAGTTCACAAGGACTATAACACAAAAATATTTGCTTATCCGGGCAACCCTGTTTCCACCTATGTCAACCACTTGTTTTATTTCAAGCAATGGCTTCATTCCTCATTAGGAAAAGCTTGGGCCTTTGAAATCAAGGAGCTTGGAGAAGAAATACCTGGCAGCCCTCACCTAGCAAAATTCATCTCTGTGCGCCTATCTCCAACAAACGGAAAAGTGCTGCCTCTTAACCATAATGGCTCTGGTGATTTATTCAGCCTTGCCCAAACTGACGGCTTCTTGCTTTTGCCTCAAAGAGAGGACTCCTATCAAAAAGGGGAGAAATTTCAGTTTATAGCAATACAATAG
- a CDS encoding HesA/MoeB/ThiF family protein produces the protein MPSSRYQKHIKLKGFGKEAQDKLAKSKVLIIGAGGLGTPAAQYLNGVGVGTIGIVDQDLIEESNLARQTLFRPKDIGKAKTDTLISWLQEQNPETKLINIAKYIDPGNALDTIADYDVVLDASDNFGTRYLVNDACVILGRPFIYGAIHDFEGQVSVLNYQDGPTYRCLFPESSHNQLIPNCDENGVLGILPGLIGTYQALEAIKVITGIGEPLSGKLMIVDTLGQNHLKIGVPCKAENKAINKLKNDYRQDVCASSMDYHELSPEDLLEKINAGTSFRLIDVRSNAEFDQDRLVQAINIPLQEINKKTEELRSVKELIIICQSGKRSQQAALMLKELFPTANIFNVQGGMNAVRSSKVEVGGVK, from the coding sequence ATGCCTAGTTCAAGGTATCAAAAACATATTAAGCTCAAAGGTTTCGGCAAAGAAGCCCAAGATAAACTGGCCAAGTCAAAAGTCCTGATCATCGGTGCTGGTGGATTGGGCACACCTGCAGCCCAGTACCTCAATGGTGTGGGCGTAGGCACTATTGGCATCGTGGATCAAGACCTTATCGAAGAAAGCAATCTTGCCCGACAAACCCTTTTTCGTCCAAAGGACATAGGAAAAGCCAAAACCGACACCCTTATTTCCTGGCTACAGGAACAAAATCCTGAAACCAAACTCATTAATATTGCAAAATATATTGATCCTGGAAATGCATTGGACACCATCGCTGATTATGATGTGGTCCTGGATGCATCTGACAATTTCGGCACCCGATACCTTGTGAATGATGCCTGTGTGATTTTAGGCAGGCCATTTATTTATGGCGCCATTCACGATTTTGAAGGACAAGTATCTGTGTTGAATTATCAAGATGGCCCTACTTACCGCTGCCTCTTCCCTGAGTCTAGCCACAATCAACTCATACCTAACTGCGATGAAAATGGGGTTTTGGGCATTTTACCGGGACTTATTGGCACTTATCAGGCATTGGAGGCCATTAAGGTGATCACAGGAATCGGTGAACCACTATCAGGAAAACTAATGATCGTGGACACACTTGGACAAAATCATTTGAAAATAGGCGTGCCTTGCAAAGCTGAAAACAAGGCCATTAATAAATTAAAAAACGATTATCGTCAGGATGTTTGTGCCAGCAGTATGGATTATCATGAATTAAGTCCTGAAGATTTATTAGAAAAAATAAATGCCGGAACATCATTCCGATTGATAGATGTACGCAGCAATGCAGAATTTGACCAGGATCGTTTGGTACAGGCTATCAATATCCCCCTTCAGGAAATAAATAAAAAAACAGAAGAGCTCAGGTCGGTAAAGGAACTTATCATTATTTGTCAATCAGGAAAAAGGAGCCAGCAGGCAGCTCTAATGCTAAAAGAACTCTTCCCCACAGCCAATATTTTCAATGTACAGGGCGGGATGAATGCAGTGAGAAGTTCGAAGGTAGAAGTTGGAGGAGTAAAGTAA
- the mobA gene encoding molybdenum cofactor guanylyltransferase, giving the protein MISTDNLYGLVLAGGKSSRMGHDKGELQYYRTNHRTYLYHTLRELCPKTYISCRADQENITQSGLSYILDENHYKGPLNGILSAHHAYPDKAWLVVAVDLPHIHESTLRSLIKQRQPKKMATVYATHESQLPEPLIGIWEPKGLKEAEKFILESGKSCPRKFLINSDTALIYPEKDLELFNANYPEDYELAKSRIDQ; this is encoded by the coding sequence ATGATTTCAACAGATAATCTCTACGGACTGGTATTGGCAGGAGGAAAAAGCAGCCGAATGGGCCATGACAAAGGCGAATTGCAATATTACCGCACTAACCACCGGACCTACTTGTACCATACTTTAAGAGAATTGTGTCCAAAAACCTATATAAGCTGCAGAGCCGACCAAGAAAACATTACCCAATCGGGGTTAAGCTATATACTTGACGAAAACCACTACAAAGGCCCTCTTAATGGCATTCTCTCTGCCCACCATGCTTATCCTGACAAAGCCTGGCTGGTAGTTGCCGTAGACCTGCCCCACATACATGAAAGTACACTACGATCCTTGATCAAACAACGTCAACCCAAAAAAATGGCCACGGTCTATGCTACACATGAATCTCAGCTCCCAGAACCATTGATAGGTATTTGGGAACCAAAGGGGCTGAAAGAAGCTGAAAAATTCATCTTGGAATCAGGAAAAAGCTGTCCAAGAAAATTCCTAATCAATAGTGATACCGCATTGATCTATCCAGAAAAGGACCTGGAACTATTCAATGCCAACTATCCAGAAGACTATGAATTGGCCAAATCCAGAATAGACCAATAA
- the moaC gene encoding cyclic pyranopterin monophosphate synthase MoaC, translating into MKNKNTQLSHVDKEGNAKMVDVSDKNITQRTATAQSSVKFPENVFNSLSADNFLGKKGSIIQTAIIAGTMAAKKTSDLIPLCHPLALSKIHIDITPEENQLTIQASVKCEGKTGVEMEALTAASMAALTIYDMCKALSHDIIISETKLMAKQGGKNDFNR; encoded by the coding sequence ATGAAAAATAAGAATACCCAATTGTCCCATGTGGACAAAGAAGGCAATGCAAAAATGGTAGATGTATCTGACAAAAACATTACCCAACGCACTGCCACTGCCCAGTCCAGCGTTAAATTCCCAGAAAATGTATTCAATAGTTTAAGTGCTGATAATTTCTTGGGCAAAAAGGGTAGCATTATCCAAACCGCCATCATTGCGGGCACCATGGCAGCCAAGAAAACTTCCGACCTGATTCCTCTCTGTCACCCTTTGGCATTGAGTAAAATCCATATAGACATTACTCCTGAAGAGAATCAGCTGACCATCCAAGCAAGTGTAAAGTGCGAAGGCAAGACAGGTGTGGAAATGGAAGCCTTGACAGCAGCCAGCATGGCAGCTTTGACCATATATGATATGTGCAAGGCCCTCAGCCATGATATTATCATCAGTGAAACCAAATTAATGGCAAAACAAGGAGGAAAAAATGATTTCAACAGATAA
- the moaA gene encoding GTP 3',8-cyclase MoaA, whose protein sequence is MPSIIDNHGRKINYLRLSVTDNCNLRCQYCMPEEGVQFAHKHELLSWEEMFIMAEAFVDMGINKIRITGGEPFVRKGLMDFLERISQLQGLDEISITTNATLIGPHITQLKALGITTINVSFDSLDKDRFNHITRRDQYDTVMANILMMVEQGFNIKLNCVVMNGKNTADIIPFINFVQEHPITVRFLEEMPFNGQSKGKNVLKWDYIAIIEHIKKHFGEVEKLPAAPSSTSLNYKIKGAKGSFGIIPSYSRTFCGTCNRVRVSAKGEMQTCLYATETIDLKSLLRNYINVSGLKFSIYTALQTRHKDGFEAEKQSVTKKSMTLIGG, encoded by the coding sequence ATGCCATCTATAATTGACAATCACGGAAGAAAAATAAATTACCTGAGACTATCTGTCACAGATAACTGTAATCTGCGGTGTCAATATTGTATGCCCGAGGAAGGAGTCCAGTTTGCCCACAAGCATGAGTTGCTCAGCTGGGAGGAGATGTTCATCATGGCCGAAGCTTTTGTGGATATGGGCATAAACAAAATCAGGATTACAGGTGGTGAACCATTTGTCCGTAAGGGACTAATGGATTTTTTAGAAAGAATAAGCCAATTACAAGGACTAGATGAAATATCCATCACGACCAATGCCACACTGATAGGCCCTCATATCACCCAACTAAAAGCGCTAGGCATCACCACCATCAATGTAAGTTTTGACAGTTTGGACAAAGACCGGTTTAACCATATCACCAGGCGTGACCAATATGATACCGTCATGGCCAATATCTTAATGATGGTAGAACAAGGTTTCAATATCAAGCTGAACTGTGTGGTCATGAACGGCAAAAACACAGCGGATATCATACCTTTTATCAATTTTGTCCAGGAACATCCTATCACAGTAAGATTCTTGGAAGAAATGCCCTTCAATGGCCAATCCAAAGGCAAAAATGTACTCAAATGGGACTATATTGCCATTATAGAACATATCAAAAAACATTTTGGTGAAGTAGAGAAATTACCTGCAGCACCTAGTTCCACCTCACTCAACTACAAGATCAAGGGGGCAAAGGGCTCATTCGGTATTATCCCCAGTTATTCCAGAACATTTTGCGGCACATGTAACCGTGTGCGGGTTTCGGCAAAGGGAGAAATGCAAACTTGTCTTTACGCAACAGAAACCATTGATCTCAAATCACTGTTGAGAAATTATATAAATGTAAGCGGATTGAAATTTAGCATATACACTGCTTTGCAAACTCGTCATAAGGATGGATTTGAAGCCGAAAAACAGTCCGTCACCAAAAAATCCATGACACTAATCGGAGGATGA
- a CDS encoding molybdenum cofactor biosynthesis protein MoaE has protein sequence MESHIAITSEINIAEAYQMLVDPKSGGICTFIGTVRDLNNSKEVNHLFFEAYEKMAILKMEELAEDAAKKWPLNKIVIIHAIGEKEITDPVVFIGTSSVHRDASFQASRHLIDRLKEVVPIWKKETYRDHSTWINAHP, from the coding sequence ATGGAAAGTCATATCGCCATTACATCTGAAATCAATATTGCAGAGGCTTACCAAATGCTAGTAGACCCCAAAAGTGGAGGAATCTGCACTTTCATTGGGACGGTAAGGGATCTCAACAACAGTAAGGAAGTCAATCACCTCTTCTTTGAAGCCTATGAAAAGATGGCCATATTAAAGATGGAAGAGCTAGCTGAAGACGCCGCAAAAAAATGGCCTTTGAATAAAATTGTAATTATTCATGCTATAGGCGAAAAAGAAATCACTGATCCAGTCGTTTTTATAGGGACCTCCTCAGTTCATCGAGATGCCTCATTTCAGGCCTCAAGGCACCTAATTGATCGCTTGAAAGAAGTGGTCCCCATTTGGAAAAAAGAAACTTACCGAGATCACAGTACTTGGATAAATGCCCATCCATAA
- a CDS encoding MoaD/ThiS family protein has product MISNLTQRTEHHSLEVIKIVMKVHAFGVAKDITGAAMIDFPMEETFVKVKDFKDLLYQKYPDLINLPSLAISVNLFYASEETVINKHDEVALIPPVSGG; this is encoded by the coding sequence ATGATCAGTAACCTTACACAAAGAACTGAACACCATTCACTTGAAGTAATTAAAATCGTTATGAAAGTACATGCATTTGGAGTTGCCAAGGACATTACAGGGGCAGCCATGATAGATTTCCCGATGGAAGAAACCTTTGTCAAAGTAAAGGATTTCAAGGACCTGCTTTATCAAAAATATCCAGATTTGATCAACCTTCCTTCTCTCGCCATATCGGTCAATCTATTCTACGCAAGTGAAGAAACTGTAATCAATAAGCACGATGAAGTTGCCCTGATTCCACCAGTAAGTGGTGGATAA
- a CDS encoding response regulator transcription factor, with amino-acid sequence MEKIKVVLADDHVVVRSGIRNLLENEGEVEVIGEAANGEEAIQLVEKVNPDLLIIDIRMPVMNGLDATKKLNQLKDPTKVLILSMHDDEDYILQSIECGASGYLLKDTSKDEFMKAIRTIFQGGQYFSGDISQVLVKSYLNVKDRKVTKNIAPTNTYEITKREKQILKMISDGIGNKEIAEQLGKSIRTIETHRFNIMKKLKVSNVVELLKKLEEEPGLKQHIESA; translated from the coding sequence ATGGAAAAAATAAAAGTAGTTTTGGCAGATGACCATGTTGTAGTCAGGAGCGGTATAAGGAACCTACTGGAAAACGAAGGGGAAGTGGAAGTGATCGGAGAAGCAGCCAATGGAGAAGAGGCCATTCAATTAGTAGAAAAAGTCAATCCAGACTTGCTGATCATAGACATCAGGATGCCCGTAATGAACGGTCTTGATGCCACCAAAAAGCTAAATCAGCTTAAAGACCCGACCAAGGTGCTGATACTATCCATGCATGATGATGAAGATTATATCCTTCAATCCATTGAATGTGGAGCTTCTGGTTATTTGCTAAAAGACACCAGCAAAGATGAGTTCATGAAAGCCATTCGTACCATTTTCCAAGGCGGCCAATATTTCAGTGGAGATATCAGCCAGGTACTGGTCAAAAGTTATCTCAACGTAAAGGACAGAAAAGTCACCAAAAACATTGCTCCTACCAACACTTATGAGATTACCAAGCGGGAAAAGCAAATCTTGAAAATGATTTCCGACGGGATAGGGAACAAAGAAATTGCTGAACAGCTGGGCAAAAGCATCAGGACCATAGAAACCCACCGGTTTAATATCATGAAAAAGCTAAAAGTGAGCAATGTCGTTGAATTATTGAAAAAGCTAGAAGAAGAGCCTGGATTGAAACAACATATAGAGAGTGCTTAA
- a CDS encoding sensor histidine kinase gives MSEKPKYEKLVRYYLIALCAIATSIILSQILVQKFISEQKNDSRVINLSGRQRMLSQKISKCALLLGDSTQSSQRNKYLQEFSLALSDWRDTHLGLKNGDGNLDIISRNSKTVQFLFQNIEQDHLAIVRAAENIIHKLNENIQAPTDSIKEDIDQIIKHESAFLKGMDMIVFQYDDEAKTKVTNLQGIEIFLLVISLGVIMFEIFFIFIPSAKTIKKTFRQLLQSEQKSKKMTLELSSLYSSLEQAYQDLLEVDVDVEDFTIFAKCKANGDFTYFSDKFSKLMEFEDNTPQNLFKWLQEQGYEGAYLEKIQEMMPYGKTWSGEIKVINEMGDFVWLKVNITPTMGDSGELETLMIIATDETEKKEAEAISQEINRERIEKKVKEQQFRSALILEGQEEERKRISRDMHDGIGQLLSAMKFNLEGIHSVNTDIERNKLKTSKDLLKNVIKEVRRISFNLTPSALSDYGIVPVLNKFCREISKLSDLQVSFENQTGFLTRLEGKVENNLYRICQEAVNNAIKYSEAKEVKITLSHNSQYLNLEISDDGKGFDMRKLEEKGHFSASGHGLFNIRERANFINGQCTIFSEKGKGTKISINIPLD, from the coding sequence TTGTCTGAAAAACCAAAATACGAAAAGCTGGTCCGCTATTACTTAATAGCCCTTTGTGCCATTGCTACCAGCATCATTCTCAGCCAAATCCTGGTTCAAAAATTTATCAGTGAGCAAAAAAATGATTCACGGGTAATCAACCTTTCCGGAAGGCAAAGAATGCTCAGCCAAAAAATCAGTAAATGCGCCTTACTTTTAGGGGATTCCACACAGTCTTCCCAAAGAAACAAATATTTGCAGGAATTCAGTTTGGCCTTAAGCGATTGGAGAGACACCCATCTTGGATTAAAAAACGGTGATGGCAATTTGGACATTATTAGCCGAAACAGTAAAACTGTCCAGTTTTTATTCCAAAATATAGAACAAGACCACCTTGCCATTGTCAGAGCCGCAGAAAACATCATCCATAAACTCAACGAAAACATACAGGCCCCGACCGACAGTATAAAAGAAGACATTGATCAAATCATCAAGCATGAATCGGCATTTTTGAAAGGCATGGACATGATTGTCTTTCAATATGATGACGAAGCCAAAACAAAAGTCACCAACCTTCAGGGTATAGAAATATTTCTTTTGGTGATCTCCCTGGGTGTAATCATGTTTGAAATTTTCTTTATTTTCATTCCTTCCGCAAAAACCATCAAAAAGACTTTCAGACAACTCCTTCAATCAGAGCAAAAATCCAAAAAAATGACTTTGGAGCTCAGCTCGCTTTACAGTTCCTTGGAACAAGCCTACCAAGATCTTTTGGAGGTGGATGTGGATGTGGAGGATTTTACCATTTTTGCCAAATGCAAAGCCAACGGTGATTTCACCTACTTTTCTGATAAATTCTCTAAGTTGATGGAGTTTGAGGACAACACTCCTCAAAACCTCTTCAAGTGGCTACAAGAACAGGGCTATGAAGGTGCCTACCTTGAAAAAATCCAAGAGATGATGCCTTACGGAAAGACCTGGTCCGGAGAAATCAAGGTCATCAATGAAATGGGGGATTTCGTTTGGCTTAAGGTAAACATTACCCCTACTATGGGTGATAGCGGAGAGCTGGAAACCCTGATGATCATTGCCACTGATGAAACAGAAAAGAAAGAAGCAGAGGCCATTTCACAGGAAATCAACAGGGAAAGAATCGAAAAGAAAGTCAAGGAGCAACAATTCCGGTCAGCCTTGATCCTGGAAGGACAAGAAGAAGAACGAAAGCGTATCTCAAGAGATATGCATGATGGTATTGGTCAATTGCTGTCCGCCATGAAATTTAACCTAGAGGGAATCCACTCGGTAAACACCGACATCGAAAGAAATAAGTTAAAAACAAGCAAGGATCTCCTGAAAAACGTCATTAAAGAAGTAAGAAGGATTTCCTTTAACCTTACCCCAAGTGCACTTTCAGACTATGGTATTGTACCGGTGCTGAATAAATTCTGCAGGGAAATATCTAAACTTTCAGACCTTCAGGTATCTTTTGAAAACCAAACGGGGTTTCTTACCCGCTTGGAAGGAAAAGTAGAAAACAACCTTTACAGGATCTGCCAAGAAGCAGTAAACAATGCCATAAAATATTCCGAAGCCAAAGAAGTCAAAATCACCCTTTCGCACAATTCCCAGTATTTAAATTTGGAGATCAGTGACGATGGCAAGGGCTTTGACATGAGAAAATTAGAAGAAAAAGGGCATTTCTCTGCTTCTGGGCACGGGCTGTTCAATATCCGAGAAAGAGCTAACTTTATCAATGGACAGTGTACGATCTTTTCCGAAAAGGGAAAAGGAACAAAAATAAGCATCAATATACCTTTGGATTAA